In the genome of Tindallia magadiensis, the window CGGATCAAAGAATCGGGCGACAGGCCATAATGCGTTTCGGATCAGAAAAAAATGCAACACACCCGGAGCAGTGTTCATGGTTCCGTCGCACAAAAGTGCGAATGGAGGAGGTTAAGAAATGGCGAAAAACAAACAAAAGATTAGAATCAGGTTAAAAGCGTACGATCATACGGTACTAGACCAATCAGCTGTTAAGATTGTTGAAACAGCAAAAAGAAGTGGTGCTAATGTTTCGGGTCCTATTCCGCTGCCAACTGAGAAGCAGGTAGTAACGATATTGAGATCTGTTCATAAGCATAAAGATTCCAGAGAACAATTTGAGATGCGTACGCACAAAAGATTGATCGATATTTTGAGTCCAACGCCTAAAACGGTTGATTCATTAATGAAATTGGACTTGCCAGCTGGTGTCGATATCGAAATCAAGTTATAAGTCTACTATGAGCAGCGAGTTTGATAGATAAGCACACGGATCATTCTTAGGATGATTGCTAGGCAATCCGCTGTAAGATTATCAGGAGGTGTCAGGAATGAAAGGTATTATTGGAAGAAAGGCAGGCATGACGCAGGTGTTTGATGACTTGGGGAATGTTATACCTGTAACGGTTATTACTTTTGAAACGAATGTAATAACACAGATCAAGACAAAAGAAAAAGACGGGTACAATGCGGTTCAGATGGCTACAGAAAATGCAAAAGAGCATCGTGTTATTAAGCCTTTGAAAGGTCATTACCAAAAAGCAGGAGTAAGCTTAAAGAAGTATATGAAAGAACTTCGCGTCAAGGATGTAAGTGGCTTTGAAATTGGACAAGAGATCAATGCGAATACTTTTGTAGCTGGTGACAAAGTTGATATTACTGGAAAATCAAAAGGTAAAGGGTTTCAGGGTGTTGTTAAAAGACACAACCAAAGCACAGGTCCTATGACTCACGGATCTCACTTTCAAAGATTGCCTGGATCCATGGGAGCATCTGCTTCGCCAAGTCGTGTGTTCAAAGGAAAGAAGCTGCCTGGTCAAATGGGTGCTGTAAGGGTAACTGTACAAAACCTTGAAGTGATCCGAGTAGATGAAGGGAAAAACACGATCTTAGTAAAAGGTGCTGTGCCAGGGCCTAAAAAAGGAATTGTGATGATTCGAGAAGCAAGGAAAACAGAAGAAAAATAAAGTAGGAAGGAGGAACCGGAATGCCTAAAGTACCAGTGTATAATCTTTCAGGAGAGAAAGTTAGTGAGTTAGAATTATTAGAGTCTGTGTTTGGAGTTGAAGTAAACCAACATGCCCTTCATGCTGTTGTTAAAAATCAACTTGCCAATAAGAGACAAGGTACCCAATCCGCTAAGTTAAGGTCGGAAGTAAGGGGTGGAGGAAAAAAACCATGGAGACAAAAGGGGACCGGACGTGCTAGACATGGTTCAACAAATTCACCCATATGGGTTGGTGGAGGAATTACCTTTGCTCCCAAACCTAGAGATTATCGATATAAATTACCGAAAAAATTAAGAAGGTTAGCGATGAAATCTGCTTTAACAGCAAAAGTTAATGAAGAAGAGCTGATTGTGGTAGATAATCTAACCTTGCAAGAGATTAAGACAAAAGAAATGCATAACATCTTGAAAAACTTAAATGCAGGCGAAAAAACGTTAGTTGTTCTTGATCAAAAGGACGATATAGTTATTCGTTCGGCTAGAAACATACCGGGCGTAGAAACGACGTTGGTAAACACACTGAACGTTTATGACATTTTGAAATACGATAAATTTGTGATAACGAAAAGTGCCGTTGAAAAAGTGGAGGAGGTGTACGCATAATGTTTGATCCATATAGCGTGATCACCAGACCTCTCGTGACTGAACAAAGCATGAGTGACATGGGTGAGAAAAAATACGTTTTTGTTGTTAAAAAAGATGCAAATAAAACTGAAATTAAAAATGCCGTTGAAAAAATATTTTCTGTAAAAGTTCGTAAAGTTAATACAATGAACATGCAAGGTAAAACCAAGAGAATGGGTCGACATGTTGGCAAAAGACCTTCGTGGAAAAAAGCGATTGTAATGCTAACGGAAGACAGTAATGAAATTGAGTTTTTTGAAGGAGTATAATTGACGGCTTTATGAAGGAGGGATAGACATGCCGATTAAAAAATATAAACCGACTTCCCCAGCCAGGAGACATATGACAGTTTCTACTTTTGAAGAATTGTCAAAGGTGGAACCGGAAAAGTCACTGCTGGCTAAAAACAACAGAACGGGTGGTCGTAACAGTCAAGGTAAGATTACGGTAAGGCATCGTGGTGGCGGTGCAATGCATAAGTATAGAATTATTGACTTCAAACGAAACAAAGATGGAGTGCCGGCAAAAGTAGCTACCATAGAATACGATCCTAACAGAAGTGCTAACATAGCATTGTTGCATTATGTAGATGGAGAAAAACGATATATCCTTGCGCCTAACAAGCTTAAAGTAGGTGACAAAGTGGAGTCAGGAGAAGCGGCTGATATTCAGGTTGGTAACGCTAAGCCATTAAAAAGCATACCGGTGGGAACTGTTGTGCACAATATAGAAATGAAACCAGGAAAAGGCGGTCAAATTGCGCGTTCTGCAGGGAATTCAGCTCAATTAATGGCGAAAGAAGGCAAGTATGCACTACTAAGACTTCCTTCTGGAGAAATTCGCTATATCCTAAATGAGTGTCGTGCAACCATTGGACAGGTTGGTAATATCGATCACGAAAACATTACCATTGGTAAAGCAGGAAGAAAAAGACATATGGGTATACGTCCGACAGTACGTGGATCTGTTATGAATCCAGTAGACCATCCTCATGGTGGTGGAGAAGGAAAAGCACCAATTGGTCGTCCTGGCCCATCAACTCCTTGGGGTAAACCAACACTGGGATACAAGACTAGAAAGAAAAACAAACAATCAGATAAAATGATTGTCAGCAGACCAAAAAAACGATAAGATGCCAGACTGGTATCATAGAGAGAATTGGTGTTGAAAGGAGGAAGCTCATTGGCTAGATCAGCAAAAAAAGGACCTTTTGTACATGGGAAATTGCTTAAACAAATAGAGGAAATGAATGAGCAGGGAAGTAAAAAGGTAATTAAAACCTGGTCCAGAGCATCTACTATTTTTCCACAAATGATAGGACATACCATAGCGGTTCACGATGGACGCAAACATGTACCTGTTTACGTTACGGAAGATATGGTGGGACATAAACTTGGAGAATTTGCACTGACCAGAACTTATAGAGGTCATGATGACTCGGAAAAAACAACAAAGAGAAAATAATAATATTTAAGCATGTGGAAGGAGGTTGCGGCTATGGAAGCTAGAGCGATAGCCAGACATATACGTATAGCACCGAGAAAAGCTAAACTTGTAGCGGACTTGGTGAGAGGTAAACAAGTCAATGAAGCACTGGCGATTTTAAAGTTTACTCCAAAGGGCGCTTCACCAGTTATTGAAAAATTACTGCGCTCAGCTATTGCTAACGCAGAGAATAATCATAGCATGGATAAAGACGATCTTTATATTTCGGAAATATATGCGAATCAAGGACCAACAATGAAAAGGTTTCGACCCAGAGCTCAAGGAAGGGCGACACAAATTCTAAAAAGAACAAGTCATATTGGTATTGTATTGCGCGAAAAACCAGATAAGGAGGGATAAGATGGGTCAGAAAGTTAACCCCCATGGGTTGAGAGTCGGAATTATCAAAGACTGGGATACAAAATGGTATGCTAACAAAAAAGACTTTGGCGATATTCTGATGGAAGACTGTAAAGTCCGGGAACATGTAAAGAAAAAATTATTCACTTCCGGAGTTTCTAAAATAGAAATAGAAAGAGCAGCGAATAATCGTATAAAGCTAAACATTCATACAGCAAAGCCTGGAATGGTTATTGGTAAAGGCGGGCAAGGCGTAGATGAGCTTCGAAAAGATGTAGAAAAAATGACAGGAAAAACCGCATTAATAAATGTTGTTGAAGTTAAAAGACCAGAAGTTGATGCTCAGTTAGTGGCTGAAAACATCGCCTTTTCTCTGGAAAGACGGGTTGCCTTTAGAAGAGCCATGAAACAAGCTATGCAAAGAGCTTTTCGTGCAGGGGCTAAAGGAGTTAAAGTATCTACATCTGGGCGCTTAGGTGGAGCTGAAATGTCAAGAACTGAAGGGTACAACGAAGGTAATGTTCCACTTCACACACTTAGAGCAGATATTGATTATGGATTTCATGAAGCGGATACTACTTATGGCAAACTAGGGGTAAAAGTTTGGATTTACAAAGGGGAAGTATTATCTACAGCAAAAGTTGCCGATGAAAAACCTCTGGAAAATCAAAAAACAAAATCCAATTAAAGATACAATAATACAGCT includes:
- the rpsS gene encoding 30S ribosomal protein S19, with product MARSAKKGPFVHGKLLKQIEEMNEQGSKKVIKTWSRASTIFPQMIGHTIAVHDGRKHVPVYVTEDMVGHKLGEFALTRTYRGHDDSEKTTKRK
- the rplD gene encoding 50S ribosomal protein L4 — translated: MPKVPVYNLSGEKVSELELLESVFGVEVNQHALHAVVKNQLANKRQGTQSAKLRSEVRGGGKKPWRQKGTGRARHGSTNSPIWVGGGITFAPKPRDYRYKLPKKLRRLAMKSALTAKVNEEELIVVDNLTLQEIKTKEMHNILKNLNAGEKTLVVLDQKDDIVIRSARNIPGVETTLVNTLNVYDILKYDKFVITKSAVEKVEEVYA
- the rplV gene encoding 50S ribosomal protein L22; the encoded protein is MEARAIARHIRIAPRKAKLVADLVRGKQVNEALAILKFTPKGASPVIEKLLRSAIANAENNHSMDKDDLYISEIYANQGPTMKRFRPRAQGRATQILKRTSHIGIVLREKPDKEG
- the rpsJ gene encoding 30S ribosomal protein S10 yields the protein MAKNKQKIRIRLKAYDHTVLDQSAVKIVETAKRSGANVSGPIPLPTEKQVVTILRSVHKHKDSREQFEMRTHKRLIDILSPTPKTVDSLMKLDLPAGVDIEIKL
- the rpsC gene encoding 30S ribosomal protein S3, with product MGQKVNPHGLRVGIIKDWDTKWYANKKDFGDILMEDCKVREHVKKKLFTSGVSKIEIERAANNRIKLNIHTAKPGMVIGKGGQGVDELRKDVEKMTGKTALINVVEVKRPEVDAQLVAENIAFSLERRVAFRRAMKQAMQRAFRAGAKGVKVSTSGRLGGAEMSRTEGYNEGNVPLHTLRADIDYGFHEADTTYGKLGVKVWIYKGEVLSTAKVADEKPLENQKTKSN
- the rplB gene encoding 50S ribosomal protein L2, yielding MPIKKYKPTSPARRHMTVSTFEELSKVEPEKSLLAKNNRTGGRNSQGKITVRHRGGGAMHKYRIIDFKRNKDGVPAKVATIEYDPNRSANIALLHYVDGEKRYILAPNKLKVGDKVESGEAADIQVGNAKPLKSIPVGTVVHNIEMKPGKGGQIARSAGNSAQLMAKEGKYALLRLPSGEIRYILNECRATIGQVGNIDHENITIGKAGRKRHMGIRPTVRGSVMNPVDHPHGGGEGKAPIGRPGPSTPWGKPTLGYKTRKKNKQSDKMIVSRPKKR
- the rplC gene encoding 50S ribosomal protein L3, whose protein sequence is MKGIIGRKAGMTQVFDDLGNVIPVTVITFETNVITQIKTKEKDGYNAVQMATENAKEHRVIKPLKGHYQKAGVSLKKYMKELRVKDVSGFEIGQEINANTFVAGDKVDITGKSKGKGFQGVVKRHNQSTGPMTHGSHFQRLPGSMGASASPSRVFKGKKLPGQMGAVRVTVQNLEVIRVDEGKNTILVKGAVPGPKKGIVMIREARKTEEK
- the rplW gene encoding 50S ribosomal protein L23, whose product is MFDPYSVITRPLVTEQSMSDMGEKKYVFVVKKDANKTEIKNAVEKIFSVKVRKVNTMNMQGKTKRMGRHVGKRPSWKKAIVMLTEDSNEIEFFEGV